From Candidatus Nucleicultrix amoebiphila FS5, a single genomic window includes:
- a CDS encoding GNAT family N-acetyltransferase: MKINIHLLHQYPQYIPRLAQIWQEVLGERWLPGIPLKNIEKRFQDHLNTETLPLTYVALENMTPVGMVSLRVTDGVRPDLTPWLGSLVVDTAYQGLGVGKSLVKKAEEKVREMGFEKLYLLTFDTTLEGWYGQMQWSKIGYDQLQGKLVTLMSLELSKSFKNV, encoded by the coding sequence ATGAAGATAAATATTCATTTATTACACCAATATCCTCAATATATTCCTCGCTTAGCTCAAATATGGCAGGAAGTTTTAGGAGAGCGATGGTTGCCTGGCATTCCTCTCAAAAACATTGAAAAGAGATTTCAAGATCATTTGAATACTGAGACATTGCCATTGACTTATGTAGCGCTTGAAAACATGACGCCTGTAGGCATGGTAAGTTTAAGAGTCACTGATGGGGTAAGACCAGATCTCACGCCTTGGTTAGGATCTTTGGTTGTTGACACTGCTTATCAAGGTTTAGGCGTTGGAAAATCTTTGGTAAAAAAGGCTGAAGAAAAAGTAAGAGAAATGGGCTTTGAGAAACTTTATTTGCTGACTTTTGATACCACCCTTGAAGGATGGTACGGGCAAATGCAATGGAGTAAAATTGGTTATGATCAATTGCAGGGAAAACTTGTCACGTTGATGTCGCTAGAGTTATCCAAATCTTTTAAAAACGTGTGA
- a CDS encoding AAA family ATPase: protein MNYAPMIIGISGISGAGKTTFAKHLSQSNSWTAIFWDDFDGISSSPDNLVKWYKQGKDYDEWNYPDLARVLEELKNRNIIPHPVLKTELQPTNIIVFDAPLGRLHEQTGQSINLWVHLEVPLDIALARRAIRDYKDKPLKENFFEDLECYLNESRPLFFDSDLKEKADLVIDGTLDVLTQAEQLKKYLKEYR, encoded by the coding sequence TTGAATTATGCACCAATGATCATCGGGATTAGCGGTATTTCGGGGGCAGGAAAAACGACTTTTGCAAAACATTTGTCCCAGAGTAATAGTTGGACGGCAATATTTTGGGATGACTTTGATGGTATATCATCGAGTCCCGATAATCTTGTTAAATGGTATAAGCAGGGAAAAGACTATGACGAATGGAATTATCCTGATCTAGCCAGAGTATTAGAGGAACTTAAAAACAGAAACATTATACCGCATCCTGTTCTCAAAACAGAGTTGCAACCAACAAACATCATTGTTTTTGATGCACCATTAGGACGATTGCATGAGCAAACAGGACAATCTATTAATCTATGGGTGCATCTCGAAGTACCACTCGATATTGCTTTAGCACGTAGAGCTATTCGAGATTATAAAGATAAGCCTCTAAAAGAGAATTTTTTCGAGGATCTCGAGTGTTATTTGAATGAGTCGCGACCATTGTTCTTTGATAGTGATTTGAAAGAGAAAGCAGATTTGGTGATTGATGGAACGTTAGATGTTTTAACGCAAGCTGAGCAACTTAAAAAATATTTAAAGGAATACAGATGA
- the recR gene encoding recombination mediator RecR: MSPHLQSLIQLLSKLPGLGPRSGRRVALHLVRHRKELMKPLAEAMINAAERIQSCTICGNLDAINPCGFCEDKNRDSTQLCVVENVADLWALERSATFRGRYHVLGGTLSAIDGVGPDDLHIPQLIERIEREEVKEVIMALNMTVEGQTTAHYLAERLVDSGVLLTALAHGVPLGGELDYLDEGTVARALIGRQNL; encoded by the coding sequence ATGAGTCCCCATCTGCAAAGTCTTATTCAGCTGTTATCGAAACTGCCAGGATTAGGTCCCCGTTCGGGTCGGCGAGTAGCTTTACATTTGGTAAGACATCGTAAAGAATTGATGAAGCCGTTAGCTGAGGCCATGATAAATGCTGCTGAGCGCATTCAAAGCTGTACTATCTGCGGGAATTTAGATGCAATTAACCCTTGCGGATTCTGTGAAGATAAAAACCGTGATTCAACTCAATTGTGTGTGGTGGAAAATGTGGCAGATTTATGGGCATTGGAACGTTCAGCCACTTTTCGGGGACGCTATCACGTTTTGGGAGGGACTCTCTCAGCCATTGATGGGGTAGGGCCTGATGATTTGCATATTCCTCAACTCATTGAACGAATTGAGCGTGAGGAGGTTAAAGAAGTTATTATGGCACTGAATATGACTGTTGAAGGACAAACGACAGCTCATTATTTGGCTGAGCGATTGGTTGATTCCGGAGTCCTTTTAACGGCTCTAGCCCATGGTGTTCCTTTAGGGGGTGAACTGGATTATTTGGATGAAGGAACAGTAGCTCGGGCTCTCATAGGTCGGCAGAATCTATAA
- a CDS encoding YbaB/EbfC family nucleoid-associated protein has translation MKNIGNIMKQVQQMQAKMTEVQEKLGSMTVDGSAGGGMISVVVNGKGELKSLKINPELLTGEDKEMLEDLIVAAVNDGKAKAEAMASDEMSKVTGGMGLPGGMKLPF, from the coding sequence ATGAAGAATATTGGCAATATCATGAAACAAGTGCAACAAATGCAAGCTAAAATGACAGAAGTCCAAGAAAAGCTGGGCAGCATGACTGTTGATGGTTCTGCTGGTGGTGGCATGATCAGTGTTGTGGTCAATGGTAAAGGCGAGCTCAAGAGTTTGAAAATTAATCCTGAACTTTTGACTGGTGAAGATAAAGAAATGTTGGAAGATTTGATTGTAGCTGCCGTGAATGATGGCAAGGCTAAGGCCGAAGCCATGGCGAGTGATGAAATGTCAAAAGTTACGGGCGGCATGGGGCTGCCTGGTGGTATGAAACTCCCTTTCTAA
- a CDS encoding DNA polymerase III subunit gamma/tau — translation MTELLSETPGDQTYRVAARKYRPKTFDALIGQEAMVKVLTNAITLGRLPHAILLTGTRGVGKTTTARLLARALNCVGADGQSGPTLSPCGICSSCVAIDQDAHLDVIEMDAASRTGVDDVREVIEASRYKAVSARYKIYIIDEVHMLSKSAFNALLKTLEEPPPHVKFIFATTEIRRVPETVLSRCMRFDLRRVDVPVLMEHLQKISNLEEASIEPEALALLARAAAGSVRDGMSLLDQAITLSEKKITRQSVQGMLGLVDQSSLLNLYEGIIKGDAGLCLKVFQSFYGDGADPVLLIEDLMSLTHTLHALKIAPETLKDPRFSDEEMERLKNWTTQLSVPMLSRLWQGLLKGLEEMKQAPNVEMAGEMVLIRLCYLQNLPTPSEVIQQLVKMPERANANAQTQTFSEPSIAQEIPSSPMIKAVLAAFPGAKIESLA, via the coding sequence ATGACAGAGCTTTTAAGCGAAACTCCTGGAGATCAAACCTATCGGGTTGCTGCCCGCAAATACCGCCCTAAGACCTTTGATGCCCTGATAGGCCAAGAAGCTATGGTCAAAGTATTGACTAATGCTATTACCTTAGGTCGATTACCCCACGCAATTTTATTAACAGGAACGCGTGGCGTGGGTAAAACCACTACAGCACGGCTTTTGGCGCGTGCACTCAATTGTGTAGGTGCTGATGGTCAGAGTGGGCCAACGCTTTCGCCGTGTGGCATTTGTTCTTCTTGTGTGGCGATTGATCAGGATGCTCATTTGGATGTAATTGAGATGGACGCAGCTAGTCGTACGGGAGTGGATGATGTTCGTGAAGTGATAGAAGCATCGCGGTATAAAGCTGTCTCAGCGCGTTATAAAATCTATATTATCGACGAAGTGCATATGCTTTCCAAAAGTGCTTTTAATGCCTTGCTTAAGACTTTGGAAGAACCACCGCCCCATGTGAAATTTATCTTTGCCACCACAGAGATTCGTCGAGTACCTGAGACAGTTTTATCGCGCTGCATGCGTTTTGATCTAAGGCGCGTGGACGTTCCAGTCCTGATGGAGCATTTGCAAAAAATTTCTAATCTAGAAGAAGCCAGTATTGAGCCTGAAGCTTTGGCCCTTTTAGCGCGCGCAGCAGCAGGATCGGTGCGTGATGGCATGTCATTATTAGATCAAGCGATTACGCTTAGCGAAAAAAAAATTACACGTCAAAGCGTACAAGGAATGCTTGGTTTAGTCGATCAAAGTAGCTTGCTGAACCTCTATGAAGGAATCATAAAAGGGGATGCAGGGCTTTGCCTCAAGGTGTTTCAATCGTTCTATGGTGATGGAGCGGATCCAGTATTGTTGATCGAAGATTTAATGTCTTTGACTCACACGTTGCATGCTTTAAAAATTGCTCCTGAAACTTTGAAAGATCCCAGGTTTTCTGATGAAGAAATGGAGCGTTTAAAAAATTGGACAACGCAACTTTCTGTGCCTATGTTAAGTCGTCTTTGGCAAGGATTACTTAAGGGATTAGAAGAAATGAAACAAGCCCCCAATGTAGAGATGGCTGGCGAAATGGTGTTGATTCGTCTTTGTTATTTGCAGAATCTGCCTACGCCTAGTGAAGTGATTCAGCAGCTCGTAAAAATGCCGGAAAGAGCGAATGCCAATGCGCAAACACAAACATTCTCTGAGCCCTCAATCGCTCAAGAAATACCCTCATCGCCCATGATAAAGGCAGTCTTGGCAGCATTCCCTGGGGCGAAGATTGAATCTCTCGCATAA
- a CDS encoding YbhB/YbcL family Raf kinase inhibitor-like protein → MANFLHTGVMIMQLMSPAFQHMGKIPSTYTCDGKDYSPPLKWTGAPKGTQSFVLIVDDPDAPVGFWDHWLLFNIPASTSELLENTKNLPEGTKAGANSWKRNDYGGPCPPDMEHQYRFRLYAIDIILDLNIGATKNEIRTAMKGHILAEATLLGNYERLEK, encoded by the coding sequence ATGGCTAATTTTTTACATACAGGGGTAATGATTATGCAGCTTATGAGTCCAGCTTTTCAACATATGGGAAAAATTCCAAGTACCTATACATGTGATGGAAAAGACTATTCTCCTCCTTTAAAATGGACGGGAGCCCCAAAAGGAACCCAAAGTTTTGTTCTGATTGTTGATGATCCCGATGCTCCCGTAGGTTTTTGGGATCATTGGTTGCTGTTCAATATCCCTGCGTCAACTTCTGAGTTATTAGAAAACACCAAAAATCTTCCAGAAGGAACAAAAGCTGGCGCTAATAGTTGGAAGCGAAATGATTATGGCGGACCCTGTCCTCCCGATATGGAACATCAATACCGTTTTAGATTGTATGCCATTGATATTATTCTCGATCTTAATATCGGTGCTACTAAAAATGAAATCCGCACAGCCATGAAGGGACATATTTTGGCTGAGGCCACTCTCTTGGGCAATTATGAGCGATTAGAAAAGTAA
- the rpoH gene encoding RNA polymerase sigma factor RpoH: protein MDSEDNEPEIIEDDKSEKVEEIPETQDIVRLIPTLENTDSLSHYIREINKFPMLESQDEYELAKAWVEKADNQAAKKIVQSHLRLVTKIAAGYKGYGLPINDLIAEGNIGILQALRRFDPGKGFRFSTYAMWWIKASIKDYIMRTWSLVKIGTTAAQKKLFFGLKSTKKKLGLGEGVGLTPETAEKIAQELSVTKEEVMEMDKRLSGADYSLNVFVGEDNESEWQDWLTDEEMSHDQKLAEKDELDKRRQLFEKALDCLDEREHVILSARRLHEPPRTLDEISQDYNISRERVRQIEMRAFEKLQKHIRDQISKQIRL, encoded by the coding sequence GTGGATTCTGAAGATAACGAGCCAGAAATAATTGAGGACGATAAGAGCGAAAAGGTTGAAGAGATTCCAGAAACTCAAGACATCGTACGCTTAATCCCTACTCTTGAGAACACGGACAGTCTCAGTCATTATATCCGTGAGATTAATAAATTCCCTATGCTTGAATCTCAAGATGAATATGAGCTTGCGAAAGCTTGGGTTGAAAAAGCCGATAATCAGGCAGCTAAAAAAATCGTTCAAAGCCATCTTAGATTGGTTACAAAAATTGCTGCCGGTTATAAAGGGTATGGTTTGCCTATCAATGACCTAATTGCCGAAGGTAACATTGGTATTTTACAGGCTTTGCGTCGTTTTGATCCTGGTAAAGGATTTCGGTTTTCTACCTATGCTATGTGGTGGATTAAGGCTAGTATCAAGGACTATATTATGCGCACTTGGTCCTTGGTAAAGATAGGCACTACTGCTGCTCAAAAAAAACTATTTTTCGGACTAAAAAGTACAAAAAAAAAACTCGGACTCGGTGAGGGGGTCGGTCTCACCCCAGAAACTGCTGAAAAAATAGCTCAAGAACTTTCTGTCACTAAAGAAGAAGTTATGGAAATGGATAAAAGGCTTAGTGGAGCTGATTATTCACTCAACGTTTTTGTAGGCGAAGACAATGAGTCCGAATGGCAGGATTGGCTGACTGACGAAGAGATGAGTCACGATCAGAAATTAGCGGAAAAAGATGAACTTGATAAGCGCAGGCAGCTTTTTGAGAAAGCCTTGGATTGTCTTGATGAACGCGAGCATGTGATTCTATCAGCACGTCGTCTTCATGAGCCTCCTAGAACTTTGGACGAAATTTCTCAAGATTATAACATCTCTCGAGAAAGAGTACGTCAGATTGAAATGCGTGCTTTTGAAAAGCTGCAAAAGCATATTCGCGATCAAATCTCAAAGCAAATTAGGCTTTAA
- a CDS encoding RluA family pseudouridine synthase — translation MSNYHFEVDEETKGLRLDKFLTLKIPLESRSRLQGLITSKHVFVNEQAKDPSYKLKLGEVVLVEIPPLEEAIPQAQKIPLEIVFEDEDLIVINKPPGMVVHPAPGNPDQTLVNALLAHCGSSLSGISGVRRPGIVHRLDKGTSGLMVIAKNDFTHRALTEQFSDRTLSRRYYALVWGVPQPFEGRISRHIGRSPRNRQKMAVVRVGGKEAITNYKVLETFQKLASWVECRLETGRTHQIRVHLTHLGYPILGDPLYGKMPRWVAPSIKEAVIRMTDGNTRPMLHAFGLKFRHPASGKLEKFTCPLPEDIQNMIDFLKNQQE, via the coding sequence ATGAGCAATTATCATTTTGAAGTTGATGAGGAAACAAAGGGTCTAAGACTTGATAAATTTCTGACCCTAAAAATTCCATTGGAAAGTCGTTCTCGACTTCAGGGGCTGATCACATCTAAGCATGTATTCGTTAATGAGCAGGCAAAAGATCCTTCTTACAAATTAAAACTAGGGGAAGTAGTGCTGGTCGAGATACCTCCTCTTGAAGAAGCTATCCCCCAGGCCCAGAAAATTCCTCTTGAGATTGTTTTTGAGGACGAAGATTTGATAGTGATCAATAAACCTCCAGGTATGGTAGTGCACCCAGCTCCGGGGAATCCTGATCAAACACTTGTTAATGCACTTTTAGCCCATTGTGGATCTTCTCTTTCTGGTATTTCAGGTGTGAGACGTCCAGGGATCGTGCATCGTCTTGATAAAGGAACCAGTGGCTTGATGGTGATTGCAAAAAACGATTTTACCCATCGTGCTCTTACTGAGCAATTTTCTGATCGAACGTTAAGCAGGCGTTATTATGCACTTGTTTGGGGCGTGCCGCAGCCTTTTGAAGGACGTATTTCTAGGCATATTGGACGCTCTCCACGTAATCGACAAAAAATGGCAGTCGTACGTGTTGGAGGTAAGGAAGCTATTACAAACTATAAAGTTTTAGAGACTTTTCAAAAACTAGCTAGTTGGGTTGAATGTCGCTTAGAAACGGGGCGTACTCATCAAATTCGTGTTCATTTGACACATCTAGGATATCCTATCTTGGGGGATCCACTCTATGGTAAGATGCCTCGTTGGGTGGCTCCTTCCATTAAGGAGGCCGTGATTCGAATGACTGACGGTAATACACGACCCATGTTGCATGCTTTTGGTCTTAAATTTAGGCACCCTGCTTCAGGAAAATTAGAAAAATTTACATGCCCTCTACCAGAAGATATACAAAACATGATAGATTTCTTAAAGAACCAACAAGAATAA